AAGCAGATGCAGAAATCCTTGCAGTAGCATCCCAATCATTAAAATCCGTAGAAATAAAAGATTATCAAATAGATATAAATAATGTTGAAATTTTCAGTTCTTTAAAAGAGATACTTAATTTAGATGATACAGAATTTAAGATATTCATGGAATATATAAAACATAGAGAGATTTATAATTTAAAGAAATTTTGCCTGAATAAAAATTTAGATAACAAACTTAAAGATTTCATTATAAATATACCAAAATATCAAGGAGATATTGATTTAATAATCTTTCTTAAAAACAGATTAAAAGATTTTAATAATCTTTATAAGAATTTTGAAGATTTGGAAAAGATATACAACATATTAAAAGAGTATGATTTAACGGAAAAAGTTGTTTTTGATATAGGAGAACCGACAGAATTTTCTTATTATACCGGCGTTGTATTTGAGATATTTATAAAGGATTTTAATAAAAAGATAGGACAAGGTGGAAGATATGATAGTTTAATCCAAAAATACAATGGAAAAATTCCTGCTACCGGTTTTGCTTTTGATTTATTTAATATTTATAACTACCTTGAAAAAAATAATAAACTGAAAGAAAACCAAAAGGATTATTTTATAATAGACACAACTGAGGACAAAAAGACAGCATACAAAATAGCAAAAATATTAAGGGAGAAAAATTTTTCAGTTGCGAGGGATATAATAAAAAGAGATATAAATGACTCTATAAATTTTGCTTTTAATAATCATTTTAAAAATGTTATTGTAATAACTATTGAAGAAAATCAAAAAATGGTATATATTTATAGAGGTAAAAATAAAATAGAAAAATATAAAGAAGAAGAAATTTTGGGCATTCTTGAAAGGGGATAAATCAATAAATATCTCTTTCCAATAGTGCCTATTGGTGCTAAATAAATTTTAGGAGTTTTTGGTATGGAAGTTTCAAAAAACAAAGTTGTTTCTTTTGAGTATGTATTAAAAGACAAAGAAACAGGCGAAGTTCTTGATGCAAGTCAGGGACAACCTCTTACATTTTTAGTAGGAGCAGGTTATATCATTCCGGGATTAGAAGAAAGAATGCTTGGGATGAAGGAAGGAGAAAAGAAAACAATTGAAGTTCCTGCTGAAGAAGCTTATGGAATAGCAGACCCAAATTTGATTCAGCAAGCTCCAAGAGAGTATTTTGAAGGGGTTGATTTAGAAGTAGGATTACCTCTCCAAGCTCAAACACCTGAAGGTCAAATTATACATATGGTAGTAGTAGATTTTGATGAAAATACAGTAACAGTAGATTTAAACCATCCTCTTGCAGGGAAAGATTTAGTTTTTGATGTTGAGATTAAATCTATCAGAGAAGCAACACCTGATGAGATATTACATGGACACGCCCACGGTCCTGGTGGACACCATCATTAAAAGATAATTTAACTCCCCGATTTCTCGGGGAGATTATTAAAAGAATTTTATTGTAAATCCAGCATAAATTGAGTAGTTATTTTCAGGATTAAAAACTTTACCTATACCAAGACCCATCTCAAATTTAGAAAATGAATAACCAAATCCTATTATTCCTCCTTTTTCAGTTTCATCATAACTTGATAAATATAATGTTCCTATCAATGAAAAATTATCACTAATATTATATTCTGCTGAGAAAGATTGGAAAAACTCATTTTCATTTAATTTTTCTTTATGAATCACAAAAGAGGTATTTGCATAAAAACTCCATTTTTCTATCTCATACTGGGAAACAAGGGTGATTCCATATTGGAAATGACCCTCACTAAAATCGCTATCTTTCTTTACCGGTATTCCAAGAAATGGCTTCATAGCAAATTTAAGATTATCTTTTTCAAAAAATCTATATTTTATCTCTATGCTTGGGTCAGATATATCTGAATGAACATCTTCATAATTTTTAAGATATTCAAAAGGAATATTTATAGCCAAATCCGTTTTATCATTCCATCCATAAGTAAAATTAAAAGTATAGTTACCCTCACTTTCTTCTATATCTTTTTTATAAATAAGATAATTTTCATTTTGATAATTTCCTGTCCCAAGGGTTTCTGTATCGTCATATATTAATACTTTCTTACCGGCAAAAGCCTGAGTAGAAAGAATAGAGACAGTTCCAAATGCTAATATTATCGCTTTAGACAATTTCTTCATTATTTATTACCTCCTATCCATTTTTTTTATAAAAGTTGGTTAATTTTTCAGAAGAAGTCCCGCCAAGGCAGGAATTAGAACTGCAATTGATACATCCTTTACAAACTAAAGAGACATCTTTATTTTTATTATTGCTGATAGAATTAAACAAGTAGTTGTAGATATACCAACCTGAAATTAGAGCTATTCCTATAAGTATAATATTCTCAATCATAATAACTCACCTCCTTTAAAATCCAAGTAATTTTCCAATGTTATAGACAAGAGATGAAATAATGTAAGGTGTAATAGTATTAAGTAAAACTGAAGCTCCCACCATTCGCCAACCAAACTCTTGATAAATAGCACCTATGGTTGCGATACAAGGAACCCACAGAAGACAGAAAACCATATAAGAAAAAGCAGAAAGAGGAGTAAAATCTGCTTTCAATGCTTTTTGTAATGGTGTTTCTTCGTCTTCCATTTCAAAAACACTTGGTTTTAAACTACCAAACATGCCTTTTAATGAATCAATACACGCTTCATAAAATCCTTTGATTTGATTTTTAAAGTCCTCAGTGAAAGATATTTTTTCTTCTGTTTCTTCGCTCTTATTTACTCCGTATAGAACTCCAAGAGAACTGATAACCACTTCTTTTGCAATTGTTCCAGGAATAAGTGCAGCAACAGCTTCCCAGCTAGTAAATCCACAAGGTTTGAAAACAGGGCTAATGGTAGTAGCCACTCTTCCAAGTAAAGTATTTTCTGGTTTTTCCCCATAGGGAACTTTTGTAAAAATCCAAAGAAGAATCATTGTTGCTAAAATTACGGTACCTGCTTTTTTGGTAAATGCTTTTGTTCTCGTCCAGATTGAACTCCATATCAATTTAAGTGTAGGAAATCTATAAGGCGGAAGTTCCAGTATGAAAGGAGAAGGTTCTCTTTTAAATACAAGTTTTTTCAGTATAATTCCAATAAGGATAGCAACTATAATACCAATAAGATACATTAAAAAAGTAACCTCTGCTCTATGTTCTTTGAAAAACAAAGCAGTGAATAATGCATATATTGGAAGCCTTGCACCACAGGACATGAAAGGAACAAGAAGGGCTGTTAGTTTTCTGTCTGTTTCATTCTCAAGTGCTCGTGTTGCATAAATTGCAGGGACATTACAACCAAAACCTATAATCATCGGAATAAAGGATTTTCCATGAAGCCCAAAGCTCTGCATTATTCTATCCATAACAAAGGCTGCTCTTGCCATATATCCACTCTCTTCTAAAATGGCAAGAAAGAAGTAAAGAAAAATAAGTAAGGGAACAAAAGTCAGAACAAGCCCTACTCCCCCCACTATTCCATCAATTATAAGTGATTGTATCCATTCAGGAGTCGGAAATAGGGATAGGGCTTGCCCCACCCACCTCCCAATGAAATCTTTCAAACCATCCGCCCAATCAATAAAAGGACCACTTCCATCAAATGTAAGCTTAAAAACTATATACATAATAAAAAGAAAGACAGGAATACCCAAAATTCTATTTAAAAAAATAGCATCAAGAATTTCAGTAATATTTCTTTTTTTCTCTACTGGATGTTTTAATGTTTCTCTAAGAATGCTTTCAATGTAACTATATCTTTCCTCTGCAATTAAAGATTCTCCATCTTCACCTAATAATTCCTCA
This Venenivibrio stagnispumantis DNA region includes the following protein-coding sequences:
- the hisZ gene encoding ATP phosphoribosyltransferase regulatory subunit — protein: MNIDLPDGIRAFSIRESYNIDNLEKKISDIFKLWGYEKIILPTIEFYDVHKKGIGQEIANQTFRIVDRYKGDILTLRIDFTAQIARYIASLQKKEFPIRLFYTGNIFRYTIPKADNLWEKRQIGIEFIGVSEIEADAEILAVASQSLKSVEIKDYQIDINNVEIFSSLKEILNLDDTEFKIFMEYIKHREIYNLKKFCLNKNLDNKLKDFIINIPKYQGDIDLIIFLKNRLKDFNNLYKNFEDLEKIYNILKEYDLTEKVVFDIGEPTEFSYYTGVVFEIFIKDFNKKIGQGGRYDSLIQKYNGKIPATGFAFDLFNIYNYLEKNNKLKENQKDYFIIDTTEDKKTAYKIAKILREKNFSVARDIIKRDINDSINFAFNNHFKNVIVITIEENQKMVYIYRGKNKIEKYKEEEILGILERG
- a CDS encoding FKBP-type peptidyl-prolyl cis-trans isomerase — protein: MEVSKNKVVSFEYVLKDKETGEVLDASQGQPLTFLVGAGYIIPGLEERMLGMKEGEKKTIEVPAEEAYGIADPNLIQQAPREYFEGVDLEVGLPLQAQTPEGQIIHMVVVDFDENTVTVDLNHPLAGKDLVFDVEIKSIREATPDEILHGHAHGPGGHHH
- a CDS encoding transporter, giving the protein MKKLSKAIILAFGTVSILSTQAFAGKKVLIYDDTETLGTGNYQNENYLIYKKDIEESEGNYTFNFTYGWNDKTDLAINIPFEYLKNYEDVHSDISDPSIEIKYRFFEKDNLKFAMKPFLGIPVKKDSDFSEGHFQYGITLVSQYEIEKWSFYANTSFVIHKEKLNENEFFQSFSAEYNISDNFSLIGTLYLSSYDETEKGGIIGFGYSFSKFEMGLGIGKVFNPENNYSIYAGFTIKFF
- the feoB gene encoding ferrous iron transport protein B produces the protein MKEITVAFVGNPNVGKTALINSIAGTKLKVGNWPGVTVEKKEAEVTIENIKLKLIDLPGVYSLRAYTLEEKITREFLLKEKPDIIVNVVDATNLERNLYLTTQLMELGIPMVIALNMWDEFLDLGYKLDINKFEEFLGLKVVPTVAVKEVGIEDLLKAILETIEKKIIPKQPKYSERVEAYISKVINDLPFNTEFKRFIAIKVLEGDLEIIESLGDNAEKIKGLIKEFEELLGEDGESLIAEERYSYIESILRETLKHPVEKKRNITEILDAIFLNRILGIPVFLFIMYIVFKLTFDGSGPFIDWADGLKDFIGRWVGQALSLFPTPEWIQSLIIDGIVGGVGLVLTFVPLLIFLYFFLAILEESGYMARAAFVMDRIMQSFGLHGKSFIPMIIGFGCNVPAIYATRALENETDRKLTALLVPFMSCGARLPIYALFTALFFKEHRAEVTFLMYLIGIIVAILIGIILKKLVFKREPSPFILELPPYRFPTLKLIWSSIWTRTKAFTKKAGTVILATMILLWIFTKVPYGEKPENTLLGRVATTISPVFKPCGFTSWEAVAALIPGTIAKEVVISSLGVLYGVNKSEETEEKISFTEDFKNQIKGFYEACIDSLKGMFGSLKPSVFEMEDEETPLQKALKADFTPLSAFSYMVFCLLWVPCIATIGAIYQEFGWRMVGASVLLNTITPYIISSLVYNIGKLLGF